One Candidatus Hydrogenedentota bacterium genomic window carries:
- a CDS encoding flagellar biosynthesis anti-sigma factor FlgM has product MAGILGITANPEPANVIQPSGRGVQGTPGKTTQVSDELSVSPEAEKAATAARLLADSNKESEIRAELIEKARKNIEEGTHRVQQVVLIVASRVSKFLDDNSSSVG; this is encoded by the coding sequence ATGGCTGGCATACTCGGAATTACAGCAAACCCCGAGCCGGCCAACGTAATCCAGCCGAGTGGCCGCGGAGTTCAGGGAACTCCCGGGAAAACCACTCAGGTCTCGGACGAGTTGAGCGTTAGCCCGGAGGCAGAAAAGGCGGCGACGGCTGCACGTCTTCTCGCCGACAGCAACAAGGAAAGCGAGATTCGCGCGGAGCTGATCGAAAAAGCCCGCAAAAACATCGAAGAAGGCACACATCGTGTGCAGCAGGTCGTCTTGATTGTCGCCTCGCGCGTCAGCAAGTTCTTAGACGACAATTCCTCTTCAGTCGGTTAG